In one window of Lampris incognitus isolate fLamInc1 chromosome 3, fLamInc1.hap2, whole genome shotgun sequence DNA:
- the fgd6 gene encoding FYVE, RhoGEF and PH domain-containing protein 6 — MSTGVKKPPLAPKPKLPVTTKPSPPPIAPKPEVLTQPSVVSQPSPATLKRTKPAVAPKPCIPKSSTSPTSVLPRPPKPGVPNTLFQEQREDLDDSLSVLNSKNEILSEPGNQESDYIIPTCSCGLRDCSQCQHLDNGNVMPTGNDLHNKLLQNGNSAEGCEIPDTRSLDVTENQEERVAAKRSGGLSNHLHPKPKDKPQRQRRLKKEQVGGEGQRTEEQLQPGKGFEGSDLDQLSKGAEGITDTQTEDPNTEPQNKDSEIACNFEGSIVVSSVLTDPQRWSQTPSQECTQVDSSEPNASVLYAESKAPSVRLPPDPQVPAPPSKPLPVPHPRKPKKPALVRQDGLEGSAHEEHIHGIEMQESEKTVWPACVSLSSEEEELRQGVIDNLLLQPRVSGMVDDDPDAPVPPPRQTSLSPRLHRMSHTPYCLDRNASHSLDVLSDPRSDALSQDIKKDSEAQRVEDNEEDGYGDFERYPIAHSLPKQIKLGCHQPLANTRKAFSADEQDSPRTPPRKPQRHSLPAPPPPSITPPAPPHANTPMRELPAPPQEKTAWRFPRPCVTFFSRQMPTRSSVPPQSRAPLLGSKQRAQSFSAADLATRNESQKRSLSFRKLLELRLSVKMLPRLLAKGGQSLDCTNVETNPADKCLDQPNSSKGESFGSGEGGEGLVEYENVPLYEEIPEYMNLPFHSGRPGWPHDSDSDIYEVQDPYQRPQSDDYESGWMRQDGVYSEEEEVHSSDEEDNSSTSSKEQLDVSDRQQEDEMKRKKVVHIAQEIMSSEKVFVDVLKLLHIDFRDAAAKATRQNGKPVVEERILSQILYYLPQLYQLNRDLLRELEERVAHWSDHQRLSDIFVQKGPYLKMYSTYIRQFDNNVALLDEQCRKNPGLAAIVRQFEMSPRCANLALKHYLLKPVQRIPQYQLLLTDYLKNLPEDSEDYKDTQAALGIVKEVANHANDIMKQGDNFQKLMHIQYSLNGHHEIVQPGRVFLKEGTLMKLSRKVMQPRMFFLFNDALMYTTPVQSGQYKLNSMLSLAGMKVSKPSQEAYQNELNIESVERSFILSASSATERDEWLEAIAKAIEDYTKKKITFISSRSQEEADGLGDSGAPLGSKAPIWIPDLRATMCMICTCEFTLTWRRHHCRACGKVVCQACSTNKCYLEYLKNQPARVCDHCFAKLQENSDRCASASVSPIGKSGAFSFSRKQKKIPAALKEVSANTENSSMSGYLNRSKGSKKPWKRLWFVIKNKVLYTYAASEDVAALESQPLLGFFLREEKHGPNQKLQFKLYHKNTLFYIFKADDIPTAQRWIEAFQEAMILEQ; from the exons ATGAGCACAG GTGTGAAGAAGCCTCCATTGGCTCCCAAACCTAAACTCCCTGTGACCACCAAGCCCTCACCTCCTCCCATTGCCCCTAAACCAGAGGTCCTAACGCAGCCCTCAGTTGTCTCCCAGCCTTCCCCTGCTACTCTGAAGCGAACCAAACCGGCTGTTGCACCCAAACCATGCATCCCTAAATCCTCAACCTCACCCACCTCTGTTTTACCCCGGCCACCCAAACCTGGCGTGCCCAACACCCTATTTCAGGAACAAAGGGAGGATTTGGATGATAGTCTCTCAGTTCTCAACTCCAAGAATGAGATTTTATCAGAGCCCGGTAATCAGGAATCGGACTACATCATTCCCACCTGTTCTTGTGGGCTCCGGGATTGCTCCCAGTGCCAACACCTAGACAATGGAAATGTCATGCCAACTGGGAATGATTTGCACAACAAGCTGCTGCAGAACGGGAATTCTGCAGAGGGATGTGAAATTCCAGATACGAGGTCGCTTGATGTGACAGAGAACCAGGAGGAGAGGGTGGCAGCCAAAAGGAGTGGAGGCTTGAGCAACCACCTTCACCCTAAGCCCAAGGACAAACCCCAGAGACAGAGGCGCCTGAAAAAGGAACAGGTGGGCGGAGAGGGGCAGAGGACTGAGGAGCAGCTGCAGCCAGGGAAAGGCTTTGAAGGAAGTGATTTGGATCAGTTATCAAAGGGTGCAGAGGGgatcacagatacacagacagaggaTCCTAACACAGAACCACAAAACAAAGACTCTGAAATCGCCTGCAATTTTGAAGGCAGCATTGTTGTGTCATCAGTGCTCACTGATCCTCAGCGATGGTCTCAGACACCTTCGCAAGAATGCACTCAGGTAGACAGCAGTGAGCCTAATGCCTCTGTCTTGTATGCTGAGAGCAAAGCACCATCTGTCAGGTTGCCCCCTGACCCACAGGTCCCAGCTCCCCCCAGCAAGCCTCTGCCGGTTCCCCACCCACGCAAGCCCAAGAAGCCAGCCCTGGTGAGGCAGGATGGCTTAGAAGGCAGTGCCCATGAGGAACACATTCATGGGATTGAAATGCAGGAGTCTGAGAAGACAGTTTGGCCGGCTTGTGTTTCTCTCAGCTCAGAGGAGGAAGAACTCAGACAGGGTGTAATTGACAACCTCCTCCTCCAACCCAGAGTCTCAGGTATGGTAGATGATGACCCTGACGCCCCTGTGCCCCCTCCACGACAGACTTCTCTGTCACCACGCCTCCACAGAATGAGCCACACTCCCTACTGTCTCGACCGCAATGCCTCCCACTCCCTAGACGTGCTCTCTGACCCACGGTCCGATGCACTGAGCCAAGACATCAAAAAGGACAGTGAGGCGCAAAGAGTGGAGGACAATGAGGAGGACGGGTATGGAGATTTTGAGCGTTACCCCATTGCACACAGCCTCCCCAAACAGATCAAGCTAGGCTGCCACCAGCCCCTGGCCAACACCAGGAAAGCATTCTCTGCCGATGAGCAGGACTCGCCAAGGACACCGCCCCGGAAGCCCCAGAGACACAGCCTGCCAGCACCTCCTCCGCCCTCCATAACCCCTCCTGCGCCTCCTCACGCCAACACCCCAATGAGGGAGCTGCCTGCACCACCCCAGGAGAAAACAGCTTGGCGCTTTCCCAGGCCTTGCGTGACATTTTTCAGCAGGCAGATGCCTACCAGAAGCAGCGTGCCCCCTCAGAGCAGGGCCCCGCTGCTGGGGAGCAAGCAGAGGGCCCAGTCCTTCTCCGCAGCTGACCTGGCAACCCGCAACGAAAGCCAGAAGAGGAGCCTCTCTTTCCGGAAGCTGCTGGAACTCAGGCTCTCAGTCAAGATGCTGCCAAGGTTGCTTGCCAAGGGAGGGCAGTCTCTGGACTGTACCAATGTGGAAACAAACCCAGCTGATAAATGTCTGGATCAGCCTAATAGCAGCAAAGGGGAGTCTTTCGGCAGTGGCGAAGGTGGAGAGGGATTGGTGGAGTATGAGAATGTTCCGCTGTATGAGGAGATACCCGAGTATATGAACCTCCCGTTTCACAGTGggcgaccgggctggccacatgacTCCGATTCAGACATCTATGAGGTGCAGGACCCCTATCAAAGACCCCAGAGTGATGACTATGAGAG TGGCTGGATGAGGCAGGACGGGGTTTactcggaggaggaggaagtgcatAGCTCCGATGAAGAGGACAACAGCTCCACATCCAGTAAGGAGCAGCTGGATGTGTCAGACCGACAG CAAGAGGAcgagatgaagaggaagaaggTGGTGCACATAGCTCAGGAGATCATGAGCTCCGAGAAAGT GTTCGTGGATGTCCTGAAGCTGCTTCATATA GACTTCCGGGATGCAGCGGCCAAGGCGACGCGGCAGAATGGAAAGCCTGTGGTGGAGGAGCGGATCCTCAGCCAGATCCTGTACTACCTGCCTCAGCTCTACCAGCTCAACAGAGACCTGCTGAGAGAGCTGGAGGAGAGAGTGGCTCACTG GTCTGATCACCAGAGACTGTCGGACATTTTTGTCCAGAAGGGGCCTTACTTGAAGATGTACTCCACCTACATCCGTCAGTTCGACAACAACGTGGCTCTGTTAGACGAACAGTGCAGGAAAAACCCGGGTTTGGCCGCCATTGTCCGACAGTTCGAG ATGAGTCCAAGATGTGCCAACCTAGCGTTGAAACACTACCTTCTGAAACCAGTCCAGAGAATCCCTCAGTACCAGCTGCTACTCACAG ATTATCTGAAGAATTTACCTGAGGACTCTGAGGATTATAAAGACACACAAG CTGCCCTGGGCATAGTGAAGGAAGTGGCCAATCATGCTAATGATATTATGAAACAAGGG GATAACTTTCAGAAGCTAATGCATATTCAGTACAGTCTGAATGGCCACCATGAGATTGTTCAGCCAGGCAGG GTGTTTCTGAAAGAAGGCACTCTGATGAAACTGTCCAGGAAAGTCATGCAGCCGCGGATGTTCTTCCTG TTTAATGATGCACTCATGTACACCACTCCTGTTCAGTCTGGCCAATATAAGCTGAACAGTATGCTCTCTTTGGCTGGGATGAAG GTGAGTAAGCCCAGCCAGGAGGCCTATCAGAATGAGCTGAACATTGAAAGCGTTGAGCGCTCTTTTATCCTGTCTGCCAG CTCTGCCACAGAGAGAGACGAGTGGCTGGAAGCCATCGCCAAGGCCATAGAGGACTACACGAAGAAAAAGATCACATTCATATCCAGCCGCAGTCAGGAGGAG GCTGATGGTCTTGGAGACAGTGGGGCCCCACTGGGTTCTAAGGCTCCCATTTGGATCCCGGACCTGAGGGCCACCATGTGTATGATTTGCACCTGCGAATTCACTCTCACCTGGAGGCGGCATCACTGTCGCGCCTGTGGCAAG GTTGTGTGTCAGGCATGCTCCACTAATAAGTGCTATCTGGAGTACTTGAAGAATCAGCCCGCACGTGTGTGTGACCACTGCTTTGCCAAGCTGCAAGAGAATA GTGACCGATGTGCCTCGGCGTCAGTTTCTCCTATCGGAAAATCGGGAGCCTTTTCTTTTTCCAGAAAACAGAAGAAGATTCCTGCAGCACTGAAGGAG GTGTCTGCCAACACGGAGAATTCTTCCATGAGTGGCTATTTAAACAGGTCGAAGGGTAGCAAGAAACCGTGGAAAAGGTTGTGGTTCGTCATCAAGAATAAAGTCCTCTACACCTACGCCGCCAGCGAG GATGTGGCGGCTCTGGAGAGTCAGCCCTTGTTAGGTTTCTTTCTAAGAGAAGAGAAGCACGGCCCAAATCAgaagctgcagttcaaactgtaCCACAAGAACACCCTGTTCTACATCTTCAAAGCTGACGACATCCCCACTGCACAGAG ATGGATTGAAGCCTTCCAAGAGGCCATGATTCTTGAACAGTGA
- the vezt gene encoding vezatin: MWRRAMTEEFDEDVVFENSPLFHYLHDLGHTDFEACPTVSQEECGGEGDRTSPLEAPQIPSGGPLWRLAEALSRWSPIHLAAPGHKLEEQLDCVFGQYSVRCILDQDVLLQEDVELIELLDPSLLTQGSSPSGTPSRANTLPRPTLLASPSLWDVAGLVGLAAVLLGLCSVSEGLWSLTAAPWGLAMMSWVGLRGQGLWRQGRMQKAVHTRVTELQTLVQNSKALTGLSRKALRLVQETEVISRGFTLVSGTSSFSRAGTGAVPRGQQLIGLRKALYRALRSAFRASRRATCHMLKAFPLNSEIDNVTNYVSAVPLKELGLGLGVEHLGDEQAQELTDDYSLPALKVLFQLWVGQSSECFRRLALLLSPRRLEEPAEGVTKGSDIAPPPPLHRSIATVTEPLHHALSGCLSDVQRSYDFHRYFETQARVRGSDRAGRAREKCWELNTLHTSIRSLQLHLKALLSEMIILEDDLEKLMVAKEPVELTCEGYQELSHRLHHLKPHMQASTSCWDDTITQVERMLKRASTCAGNTEGSEHCAPAPPRMPPPPPPPSYPLILDKDLVPEELEWEACVSDLDSEDERGGSWCDMLSPAERERQRREREESRRVLLELKAVLGFRTSEGERMKWKRLLFNDQAAVMPSHLNESLDPQSASKPADTMACEGRTEAGDGEGNHLMEPSKGDERKEEGGRARTDPSPTVTVTESEEEPVTEFSCDLGEAAAEEQRSGARGASLTDCTGRSELYEYDCLLEDEAGQNGLDCVMKFPVPAVSVMDRLTEIHGSEVLRFSSALAAQVAVHNFVSMEEQTFGDDGDDGDDEEDEEEIGRQTPEED; encoded by the exons ATGTGGCGGAGAGCAATGACTGAGGAGTTCGATGAAGATGTGGTATTTGAG AACTCTCCTCTTTTCCACTACCTGCACGATCTAGGGCACACAGACTTCGAGGCATGTCCAACAGTGTCTCAAGAGGAATGTGGAGGAGAGGGAGACCGAACATCTCCCCTGGAAGCCCCCCAGATACCCTCA GGAGGACCCTTATGGAGACTGGCTGAGGCTTTATCGCGGTGGAGCCCGATTCATCTGGCTGCCCCTGGTCATAAGCTTGAGGAGCAACTG GACTGTGTGTTTGGCCAGTATTCGGTGAGATGCATTCTGGACCAggatgtgctgctgcaggaggATGTGGAGCTTATCGAGTTGTTGGATCCCAGCCTGCTCACCCAAGGCTCCTCGCCCTCCGGCACCCCCAGCCGTGCTAACACGCTGCCCAGGCCAACGCTTCTTGCCAGCCCCTCGCTATG GGACGTGGCTGGACTGGTAGGCCTGGCTGCAGTGCTGCTGGGCCTGTGCTCCGTCTCGGAGGGACTGTGGTCCCTGACTGCGGCCCCATGGGGTCTCGCCATGATGAGCTGGGTGGGCCTGAGGGGGCAAGGACTGTGGAGACAGGGCCGCATGCAGAAGGCTGTCCACACCAGGGTCACAGAGCTCCAGACACTGGTCCAGAACAGCAAGGCTCTGACGGGCCTGTCACGCAAAGCCCTTCGCCTGGTGCAGGAGACCGAGGTCATATCCAGAGGGTTCACCCT GGTGAGTGGCACCAGCTCCTTTAGCAGGGCGGGGACGGGGGCGGTGCCACGAGGCCAGCAGCTGATTGGACTGAGGAAGGCGCTGTACCGGGCTCTCCGCTCAGCCTTCAGAGCCTCGCGTAGGGCCACCTGTCACATGCTCAAGG CGTTCCCTCTAAACTCTGAGATTGACAACGTAACCAACTACGTGTCGGCGGTCCCTCTGAAGGAGCTGGGCCTGGGCCTCGGGGTGGAGCATTTGGGTGATGAACAGGCACAAGAGCTAACAGATGACTACAGTTTACCTGCCCTGAAA GTGCTATTCCAGCTGTGGGTGGGACAAAGCTCCGAATGTTTCCGTCGACTGGCTCTGCTGCTGTCACCTCGGCGCCTGGAGGAGCCAGCTGAAGGTGTGACTAAAGGCAGCGACATTGCTCCACCACCCCCGCTGCACCGGTCCATCGCCACAGTGACAGAGCCTCTCCATCACGCCCTTTCCGGCTGCCTCAGCGATGTGCAGCGCAGCTACGACTTCCACCGCTACTTTGAGACTCAGGCCCGCGTGCGGGGCTCCGACAGGGCGGGCCGTGCACGGGAGAAATGCTGGGAGCTCAACACCCTGCACACTTCCATCCGTAGCCTGCAGCTGCACCTCAAGGCCTTGCTCAGCGA GATGATCATCCTTGAGGATGACCTGGAGAAGCTGATGGTGGCaaaggagccagtggagttgaCGTGCGAGGGCTACCAGGAGCTCAGCCACCGACTGCACCACCTCAAGCCCCATATGCAGGCCAGCACCAGCTGCTGGGACGACACCATCACCCAGGTGGAACGCATGCTGAAGCGGGCCAGCACCTGCGCAG gtaacactgagggctcgGAACATTGTGCCCCTGCCCCACCCCGAATGCCCccgcctccccctcccccatcctACCCACTGATCCTGGACAAAGATCTTGTGCCAGAAGAACTG GAGTGGGaggcgtgtgtgtctgacttggaCTCGGAGGATGAAAGGGGGGGGTCCTGGTGTGACATGCTGTCGCCAGCGGAGCGGGAACGCCAGCGGCGAGAGAGGGAGGAGTCTCGTCGCGTCCTGTTGGAGCTGAAAGCTGTGCTGGGATTCCGCACGTCGGAGGGAGAGAGGATGAAGTGGAAAAGGCTGCTCTTTAATGACCAAG CTGCTGTGATGCCTTCACATCTTAATGAGAGTTTAGATCCTCAGTCTGCCTCCAAGCCAGCAGACACTATGGCGTGTGAGGGCAGGACAGAGGCAGGTGATGGAGAAGGAAACCATTTAATGGAGCCCAGCAAGGGAGATGAGAggaaagaggagggaggaagggCAAGGACTGACCCCTCTCCAACAGTGACTGTGACTGAGAGCGAGGAGGAGCCAGTGACCGAGTTCAGCTGCGATCTGGGGGAGGCGGCGGCGGAGGAGCAGAGGAGTGGGGCAAGGGGGGCCTCGCTTACGgactgcactggaagatctgagCTGTATGAGTATGATTGCCTTCTGGAGGACGAGGCAGGGCAGAATGGCTTGGACTGTGTCATGAAGTTCCCAGTCCCCGCTGTCTCCGTGATGGACAGACTGACGGAGATCCACGGCTCAGAAGTTCTCCGCTTCAGCTCCGCTCTGGCCGCCCAGGTGGCAGTGCATAACTTTGTCAGCATGGAAGAGCAGACGTTCGGGGATGACGGAGATGATGgggatgatgaggaggatgaagaagagATTGGCAGACAAACACCGGAGGAGGACTAG